Proteins encoded within one genomic window of Physeter macrocephalus isolate SW-GA unplaced genomic scaffold, ASM283717v5 random_16, whole genome shotgun sequence:
- the CIDEB gene encoding lipid transferase CIDEB, with protein sequence MEYLSALDPRGLLRSVTSMSSDLGRKVWTSAPPPPRPFRVCDHKRATRKGLTAATRRELLDKALETLTLSGVLTLVLEEDGTTVESEDFFQLLEDDTCLMVLELGQSWSPSRSGVLSYGLGREKPKHSKDIARITFDVYKQNPRDLFGSLNIKATFYGLYSMSCDIQGLGPKKIIRELLRWASTLLQGLGHMLLGISSTLRHAVEGAERWQRQGRLQPY encoded by the exons ATGGAGTACCTCTCTGCCCTGGACCCCAGAGGCCTGCTCAG GTCAGTAACCAGTATGAGCTCCGATTTGGGCCGTAAGGTCTGGACCTCGGCTCCACCACCCCCGCGACCTTTCCGCGTCTGTGATCACAAGCGGGCCACCCGGAAAGGCCTTACAGCTGCCACCCGCCGGGAACTGCTAGACAAG GCACTGGAGACTCTGACGCTGAGTGGAGTGCTAACACTGGTGCTGGAGGAGGATGGGACCACAGTGGAGAGTGAGGACTTCTTCCAGCTGTTGGAGGATGACACATGCCTGATGGTGCTGGAGTTGGGACAGAGCTGGAGCCCCAGCAGG AGTGGGGTGCTGTCGTATGGCCTGGGCCGggagaagcccaagcacagcaaggACATCGCCCGCATCACCTTCGACGTATACAAGCAAAACCCTCGAGACCTCTTTGGCAGCCTGAACATCAAAGCCACGTTCTACGGGCTCTACTCCATGAGTTGTGACATTCAAGGACTCGGcccaaagaaaataatcag GGAGCTCCTCCGATGGGCCTCCACACTGCTGCAAGGCCTGGGCCACATGCTGCTGGGAATTTCCTCCACCCTTCGTCATGCAGTGGAAGGGGCTGAGCGATGGCAGCGGCAGGGTCGCCTCCAACCCTACTGA
- the LTB4R2 gene encoding leukotriene B4 receptor 2 translates to MSVCYGPPGNETLLSWKTSRVTGTAFLLLAALLGLPGNGFVVWSLAGWRPTQGRPLAATLVLHLALADGSVLLLTPLFVTFLTRQAWPLGQAGCKAVYYVCALSMYASVLLTGLLSLQRCLAVTRPFLAPRLRSPALARRLLLAVWLAALVLASPAAVYRHLWADHVCQLCHPSPAHAAAHLSLETLTAFVLPFGMVLGCYGVTLARLRGARWGARRHGARVGRLVGAIVLAFGLLWAPYHTVNLLQALAALAPPEGALARLGGAGQAARAGTTALAFFSSSVNPLLYLFTAGDLLPRAGPRFLTRLFEGSGEARWGGPSRVGTMELRATPRLKVLGQGRGNGDPGGGAEKHSQG, encoded by the coding sequence ATGTCGGTCTGCTACGGTCCCCCGGGGAACGAGACGCTGCTGAGCTGGAAGACCTCGCGGGTCACAGGCACGGCCTTCCTGCTGCTGGCGGCGCTGCTGGGGCTGCCTGGCAACGGCTTCGTGGTGTGGAGCTTGGCGGGCTGGCGGCCCACACAGGGGCGACCGCTGGCGGCCACGCTCGTGCTGCACCTGGCGCTGGCTGACGGCTCGGTGCTGCTGCTCACGCCGCTCTTCGTGACCTTCCTGACCCGGCAGGCCTGGCCGCTGGGCCAGGCGGGCTGCAAGGCCGTGTACTACGTGTGCGCGCTCAGCATGTACGCCAGTGTGCTGCTCACCGGCCTGCTCAGCCTGCAGCGCTGCCTCGCCGTCACCCGCCCCTTCCTGGCGCCCCGGCTGCGCAGCCCGGCCCTGGCCCGCCGCCTGCTTCTGGCCGTCTGGCTGGCCGCCCTGGTGCTCGCCAGCCCGGCCGCCGTCTACCGCCACCTCTGGGCGGACCACGTGTGCCAGCTGTGCCACCCGTCGCCCGCCCACGCCGCCGCCCACCTGAGCCTGGAGACCTTGACCGCCTTCGTGCTGCCCTTCGGGATGGTGCTCGGCTGCTACGGCGTGACGCTGGCGCGGCTGCGGGGCGCCCGCTGGGGCGCCAGGCGGCACGGGGCGCGGGTGGGCCGGCTGGTGGGCGCCATCGTGCTGGCCTTCGGCTTGCTCTGGGCCCCCTACCACACTGTCAACTTGCTGCAGGCGCTTGCCGCGCTGGCTCCGCCCGAAGGAGCTTTGGCGAGGCTGGGCGGGGCGGGCCAGGCGGCGCGAGCCGGAACCACGGCTCTGGCCTTTTTCAGCTCCAGCGTCAACCCGCTGCTCTACCTCTTCACCGCCGGGGATCTACTGCCCCGGGCGGGTCCCCGCTTTCTCACGCGGCTCTTTGAGGGCTCCGGAGAGGCCCGATGGGGCGGCCCCTCTAGGGTGGGGACCATGGAGCTCCGAGCTACCCCTCGGCTCAAAGTGCTGGGGCAGGGCCGTGGCAATGGAGAccctgggggcggggcggagaAGCACAGTCAGGGATGA
- the LTB4R gene encoding LOW QUALITY PROTEIN: leukotriene B4 receptor 1 (The sequence of the model RefSeq protein was modified relative to this genomic sequence to represent the inferred CDS: inserted 2 bases in 2 codons; deleted 2 bases in 2 codons; substituted 2 bases at 2 genomic stop codons), translating into MATNTTSPEAPSSQVPGVMFSSLLVITVPSAALAVGLPGNSFVVWSVLVEMQKHSVTALLVLHLALANLAVLLTTPFFLYYTAQGLWTFGLAGCHLFHYVCGVSMYASVLLITAMSLDRSLAVALPSVSQKXRTKTVAWRALAGTWVVSVLLATPVVLYRKVTLGPHNRSLVCFPESPSEAHRALHLFFEVVTGFLLPFLAVVASYSDIWRRLRVRRFRRGRCTGRLLAFIVLAFAAFWLPYRVVNLAEAVRALAGKTMGSRPXSQRLHLARKRSERWLSXASSVNPVLYAXAVGGLLRSAGVAFVAKLLEGAGSEASSSRRGGTLAQTVRGAPASPEPGPAQGLTVSTNALEQAKRSQLGLRGGGSGRMPAFLLGEYAHAGLTQFFNLLLRRWRVERKRARGRARNEDLQK; encoded by the exons ATGGCCACGAACACTACATCTCCTGAAGCACCCTCCTCA CAGGTGCCAGGTGTCATGTTCAGCTCTCTGCTGGTTATCACCGTACCGTCGGCGGCACTGGCTGTGGGGCTGCCTGGCAACAGCTTTGTGGTGTGGAGCGTCCTGGTAGAGATGCAGAAGCACTCTGTCACTGCCCTGCTGGTGCTACACTTGGCCCTGGCCAACTTGGCCGTATTGCTCACT ACCCCCTTTTTCCTCTACTACACGGCCCAAGGCCTCTGGACTTTTGGACTGGCTGGCTGCCACCTGTTCCACTATGTCTGCGGAGTCAGCATGTATGCCAGCGTCCTGCTTATCACGGCCATGAGCCTGGACCGCTCGCTGGCGGTGGCCCTCCCCTCTGTGTCCCAGA CTCGCACCAAGACAGTTGCCTGGCGGGCGCTAGCAGGCACCTGGGTGGTGTCTGTCCTGCTGGCCACGCCCGTCGTCTTGTACCGCAAGGTGACGTTGGGACCGCACAACAGGAGCCTGGTCTGCTTCCCGGAGTCCCCCAGTGAAGCACATAGGGCTCTCCATCTGTTCTTCGAGGTGGTCACCGGCTTCCTGCTGCCGTTCCTGGCCGTGGTGGCCAGCTACTCCGACATCTGGCGCCGGCTGCGGGTCCGGCGCTTCCGCCGCGGCCGCTGCACCGGCCGCCTGCTGGCCTTTATCGTCCTGGCCTTCGCTGCCTTCTGGCTGCCCTACCGAGTGGTGAACCTGGCCGAGGCGGTCCGCGCGCTGGCGGGCAAGACAATGGGGTCCCGGC AGAGTCAGCGGCTGCACCTGGCCCGCAAGCGCTCTGAACGCTGGCTTTCCTGAGCCAGCAGCGTGAACCCCGTGCTGTACGCATGAGCCGTCGGCGGCCTGCTGCGCTCGGCTGGCGTGGCCTTCGTCGCCAAGCTGTTGGAGGGCGCCGGCTCCGAGGCGTCCAGCAGCCGCCGCGGGGGTACCCTGGCCCAGACGGTGAGGGGCGCCCCCGCCTCTCCCGAACCCGGCCCCGCCCAGGGCCTCACTGTCTCCACCAACGCTCTCGAGCAAGCGAAGCGAAGTCAACTAGGCCTGCGGGGTGGTGGCAGCGGAAGGATGCCTGCTTTCCTCCTGGGGGAATACGCCCACGCTGGCCTGACCCAATTCTTCAACCTCCTCTTACGCAGGTGGCGGGTGGAGCGGAAGAGAGCGAGGGGAAGGGCAA GAAATGAAGATTTGCAGAAGTGA